ATAAGTGCACACAGGGCTATAGTTTAGTGATGGAAGAACTGCTTTCcatacagaagatcccaggtcccatccctggcatctccatgtccCTGGGAGAcactccttgtctgaaaccctgaagagagactgccagtcagtgttgacaatccAGAGctggtggaccaatggtctaacgtAGTAGAaaccagcttcctgtgttcctccaTTTGCCTCATGTTTCCACCTCCATCCTGGATGTCAGTCTGCAGCCTTTTCTTCTGTGTAGGTATGTGAGCTGAAGGGACCCCATACTGTATATCATTGTGATGTTTTCAGATGGTGTTTGGTTAACAAAGCAAAATGTTGCAGGGCTGAGGGATGCTTCACTGTAAGCTGACTAATCTGGAGTTCATGGCTTTGCTGCTATCTAAAATATGCACCTTTGATCAGACCAGACATCCACAAACCAATACCTGCCAGCTGTGCTGGAGATTGCTAACCCAATGTCCATTCCTCCTAGACAGCTTTACCTACTCTGCTCTGTTGAGCTGGCAGAGGAACGGGGTGGTCTTGCATCTGCTTAACCTTGTATGGTAAATACCAATCATTTTCCTGGAATGAGAGAAAAAGACAGAAGCCAGGTCCATGAGGTTCATTTGGAATTTATCAGGGACATGGGAAAGTAGCAGGTATTTATGATCCTGGTTCTCTACTGAATCTCAGAAGAGCAAGTTATATTTGGAACTACTTTGACTACATAATAACAGGTCTTCTTTTTCTCTGATGGTTAGAACAACCATAGGTAACCAGGAAGCTGTTTATAAACAACCTAAAATAGAAATGGGCATCTCTATGATTTCCTCATACTCAAGAAGCCAAATGCACACAGCTCAGGGGGGGCGTCAGTTAACCTTATTGCTAGTGAAAGGATTGCTATTATAATTGTGTTTATTCGTCACTAACTACATAAAATGTTTCAAAGCCTTTCCACTGTGAAAACATAAAGGGTagtttgtctgtggacaaacgtcggctccctcagcctgcaacgagatgagcactgcactcCGCAGttgactttgactggacttaattgtccaggggttaataataataataataagttattatttatatcctgcccatctggctgggtttccccatccactctgggctgcttccaacagaatattaaaatacaataatctattaaacattaaaagcttccctaaacagggctgccttcagatgtcttctaaaagtctggtagttaccttttaccttacctagttatcaatgaagttttactcagaacagacGCATTAAAATTAAAGCACATTAAGTCTGGTACTTCTAGTGGGTCTACTACTTCATTTCATACCATCTACAGAATACAAAACTTAAAACATCAAAAAGATAAAACTCACCCAGCAATGTTATAAAAAGACAAATCTACCCCAACCCACTAAAGGAGGAACATGAATAAATTCTTTAGTAAAAGAGCTTATCCTGCAATATCATAAAAAGGGTGAATTGTGCCATATCCTATTAAAAGACTGGTCCAGACTAGAGTAACATACCATATGATCCCAGTTAAGAACTGAATGCTACAGTAAACAAGAATGtatttgcctggtgtctaaaagtTTAttatgatggtgccaggcacatTTCTCTAGAGATAAATCCTGACCCTACTCATTCCCCAATTTTAGCAAAGCGTCTCTCTAGGAAAGGACCATAACAACTCTCAGatctaaattaaaaaaattatccagtagcaccttagagaccaactaagtttgttctgggtataagctttcgtgtgcatgcacacttcttcagatacactgaaacagaagtcaccagtgggagggtggggtggggtttttcctcAGAAGgatagtaggagatgggtgattgactcaatgggtatggtaaacctgttgacgactgcattTCGTCCTAcaagaaaaagcaagggatagtatgcagatgaccaaaaatagctttagcatgtatCAGATCTGCGAAGAAAATCATGGCCCAAGGGAAACCTAAGAGGTGACCAGGTTGTGTAGCATccacaccagagctttccaaactgtgtgtcatgacacattagtgtgttggctgcagtgcgTAGTTGTGTCAAGCAAATGTTCTTCAAGATCCTCCCAGGGCtgaaaaggggttagtttaacctccagtttgctagtaaaactgaattactgtgtcacgaaatgatgcatgtctaaaaagtgcgtcaccaacatgaaaagttcggAAAGCACTGTTCTAATTATttcctctaatagcaaactcggGCATTCCTGTTCAGTTCCTATTTAGGCATATAGCCCAAACTGGAGAAACAATAGGAAGTTATTTGATTAGAAGCGGGACCTAAACTTTTCTCTGTGGAACCAGTGAACATAAGAATTTACAAAAGTTGTGAAGTAATTCTCTAATATGTACTTGTTACAATCCAGACAAATAAGCCAAGAGAGGTACCCGAAGACATACTCTGTTGTGTGTGACCAGGGTCAGAATGAGGAACAGAGTTAACCTCTGTGACATCTCTGGCTGATGCTGGTGTGGCAGCCAATGTCAATTCACCATTCCCAGAATCACACTATGTCCAGCCAGAAAGTCCAAAGACATGAGTCAGCTGGAGCCTGTGAATtgctttgttggggtggggggtggggagaaggaccATAAAAGGAAACTTCTCAACGAAAAAGGACAATTGAGGTTATTGGTAGCGTATAGGAAACTGGAAGGGGTTTATCAGTTACTTGTTGCTTATAGAGCCTACATAGGTGTTCatgcagaaggagaagaaagtgTAAGTAATGCATGCCAAGGCCAAAAATCTTGATTTCCCATATACACTCATGGTGGTGACTGACTGGGAATGAGACCTGGGGGGCATAGTGGCTAACCCAATAAAGATGCCAACCTGGTAAAGCTTCAGAAGTCATGCTTCTGAATCAATAGCTACCAGCCGCAGTGGCATTGTTctgccttcactgttggaggcagtatgcttctggatGCCACTTGATGAAAACCACAAGAGGAGAAAGTGTTCCtgtgcttgggtcttgcttggGAACCCTGggtggcccctgtgagagcaggatgctggattggaggggccattggcctggcccAGCAGGATCTTCTTGTGTTCCTAGTGACAGGTGTCTGCCCCAGGTTTAATTGCTCTGTTAGCTCTTTCACAATATTCATTGTCTGCAAAGTCATTCAGGCAGAGAATGTGCAAGTTATTTGAAAAGGGCTAAActtatgggatgtgggtggtgctgtggtctaaatcactgagcctagggcttgccaattggatgGTCAGTGGCTTGAAtctccgcaacagggtgagctcccattgttcagtcccagctccggccaacctagcagttcgaaagcacgtcaaagtgcaagtagataaataggtaccactccggtgggaaggtaaacggtgtttccgtgcgctgctctggttttgtcagaagcggcttagtcatgctggccacatgacccggaaaaactgtctgcggacaaacatcagctccctcggccagtaaagcaagatgagcactacaaccccagagtcgtctgtgactggacttaacggtcaggggtcctttacctttttttaaacagcTGGATCCAGAGAGAGCACAAAAAACCAGCAGGCGAATTTTTGCAACTGACGAAATGATGAAGACAGCAAGTTGATCATCTTTAAGTTTGTTTTGGGGCAACAATGTTATTTAGCCATATTCTTTTTTTCACACCATCTGGACGGTTCACATTGAAACATAATTGAATATCAGTTGACATTTGAGGAACTGTTGACACCTTCAAGTTGAGAGATGCAGTTGGCACTGCATAAGCTGTTGCTAACTGCATAATCTTTCCGCAACTTGGCACCACCAACTCATCTATTATGGGAGTATATTGATCTGAATGTGATAGTTTAGCTGGATGCTGCACAATTGAAATGTTTCTTCATGGAAATGGGCTTTCGGATGTTACAGAGCTAGTTCTGTGGTCAACATCATCCGCAGTCATGTTTCTGAATGCTTCTCTTCTCAAACAAGTAGAATAAGCTGCACTTTCTTGTTAGCAATGTTCATAAACAGCATTAGAGATATCCATTGTGATTGTGAGTAGTCATATAAAATACATAGACCAAGCTGAGTCCTGGAATTAGTTTCCATGACTAGATACACTTTGTCTCCTTTGAGTCCTCCTGTAATGAACATCCTCAGATACTCTTGTCATGTCCCTTTCCCCAATGTGAAGTGGTGTTTCATTTTCTGCTATGCCATGTGGTGTGTGACTGGCTTACTTCCTTGGGTtctttcaggcatccccaaacttcggccctccagatgttttggactacaattcccatcatccctgaccactggtcctcttagctagggatcatgggagttgtaggccaaaacatctggagggctgcagtttggggatgcctgggttatttAGATTGTATTACTGAATTATTCCTCATAAGtacttttctttggggggggggaatcctgcaaccaTCTCTGTCTATGCTGAGAAAATGCCTGTTGAGTTTTGGTCTTGTATCTGTTAAAAGCAAATCTTTTCCTTTGTACAAgacttattattatttgcccactctttggggggggggagctcacatTTTTAATAGCAACTGGAGACTACTACAAAATATTTAACAAAGGAAATGGAATAGAATCTCAAACTGGGTGCAGTCCTAAGCATAGCGCGTTAGTGTcagatttatactggactgtccacacatcattctgctttattagttgttctgtgatgctttgcCAATGTTACCATATTATTGCACTTGAGAGGGACACTCCTGCACCATAATGCACTGAAGAGGAACAACGAACTCACTCTGGGACACTTGTGGTATGAAGGGATTCAGCAAGAAGCTATGGTACACATGCACtggctggaaatgaagcagtaccGGTATGTCTGCCCCAAAACTTGCAGATGCAAAcggtattgaaagcaggatccCGTATAACCACCTCCATACCATCATGAGCTCAAATCATTGGGGGATGTTTATATGTGACAGCATACATTTTTTCCTCGGGTGCTCTTATAAATCCTCTGATTATAGTCCTCTGATAAATGACTAGGCTGGATCGGGTCAGTCAAGGTATAttcacattaccatttactccaCATCAGCACATTCCAACTGCTAGTTTTTGCAGCAACTTTCACATGACAATAGATATCTATCCCGTAGTTCCCCCTGCAAAGGTGTTTTGGCTTGGAGAAgtggaagaatcatagagttggaagtgactgtgaggccatctagtccaaccccctgcaatgcaggaaacccgTCCATTGCCATCCCTGGGTGGACTCGAACCACCAGCATTCTGCTTAatagccagatgcactgacctaTGGTGCCACTGGGTAATAAGCAGCAGGCGATGTGGTAAGAGGGTGCATGCCTCTCTTTCAGTTTGCCCATGCTCAAAGGGTTCCACGCAACCCAACACAAATGTGTGCTGTATCTGAGGAAACCATTTTGAGCTCCCCACTTTCAAATGTTCGCCCTGTGCCTACTTCAGATCTCAGTTGTAAGCCAAGCAACAATGTGGAAAGCCCAATTTAAGACAGGAATGAAGACCAGGAAGCAGATCAGATTCATGCTTTCCAGACATATGTTTAATGTGCACACACCCATTCCAGAAATAGTCAtgcttttggggaggaggaaatccCTACCCAACCCATCCCTGCGCAGGCACTTCTCAGAGTAAAGGAATCATTGGCAAGATTTGATGCCTGCCATAGTTACCCCTAGGAGTTCTTTCCTGTCCCGTGTGGGCTGAGCTGTTGGCTCCTGGGATTCTGGGTTTCCTGACCTTCAGAATTTTGCCAAGGTCATGTCTTTTCAGGCTACagcttaggctgtgtacacattaccatttactctggctcccagctgctcccaccactggtgtttAAAGTGGAGTACCCATGACCTTGGCCACAATCCATATAGTTGTAGTTTCTCGAGGAATACTCCTAACGGATTGCAGCGTCAATCTGATTTGAAAATGCAAGACATGCTTCAGCTGTGTTCAGACACTTGTGCAGACGATGGCTTCCATGAATAGGAGTGCAGACGGTGTTGGGGCACATGGAAACAAATAGGGTTATGTACATCGAGTGAAAACCCtccctctctggtgtgtacagcaagtgcaaatgcaacttgaaatgcaGCCAGAGGGAACATCCTCACTGCATTTTATGCCACTTAATGTATACACCCTTTCTTggactgtatacacacacacacacacacacacacacacacacacacaccttttttttttactctgcatCCATTATGCTCCAGTTGCTAGTTTGGGAAGCAATGTACACACAGTGTTAGCCACAATCCTGCATCTTTACTATCCTGCATCTATCCTGTCACTCCttatgaaatactgtatttttatatgttgttCCTCAAACCAGCATCAATCCGAATTGAGAGAAAGAActacctagctgtgttttaagctggtcCTGTGTCCACAGTCTTGATTTAAGGATAATTACTTGAGGGTTATTGAGGATTGTTTTAGCATAGTACTGTCTTCCACTGGATGTTTAATGTAAATAATCTTTTCTTCTCTGCGACCAATCTAGATTTGCTGCTAGGGGTTGCATTCATACTTACATAGTCACTGTTACTGACTCTCTGCAAGGCTGAAGAGCAGAGATGTCGTTTAGTAAGTATTGGCTGTTAACAACCCTCGAACCCAAGTGTGCCTTTCACATCCCTTGCCAAACACCTGCCAAGCTCTGCAGCTCAATTAAGTCACTCTGTTGGTACCTGCTGAATAATACCACTAGCACACAGCCACCCCTGGGCACCAGTCCAGCAGGCTAGCTGCACCAGGGAGAGGACCAAGGAGGGATCATTAGTGCCTCAATGCCCAGATTCCAAACAAGAAGTTCCCAagtctccttttccttttaaggAAACATCTGAGTGGGGCTGCGGAACTGTAATTGCCAGCGAGCAACAGCGATGCTCATTTTAGTATGTTTAGGAGGAACTTGAAGTGCTTTAGTTTGTCAAAACATTTGTGATGAATCGGCGCAAGCAACAGGCtggttctttttaaagaaaggccGGGGCAGAGCATAATAAGTTCATGCCAATAGCTGCAAGGCATGGTGACTAGGGAGACATTTTGTCCACTCATGGGATGGTATAAGAGGGTAGGTCAGAGGGAGGGCTGCAAGTGAATTTCAtagcctccagcatttctccgatgagaATAGGGGTGtccttttcaacaacaacaattttattaatttataccccacccatctgactgggttgccctagccactctgggtggcttccaacttatataaaaaacataataaatgacTGTTTAATCTACTGTCAAAGCTACCGATATTGGTTCTTGTCTCTTGTCCCTCTCTGCTTTTTCACTTAGGTTAATTCCTTTCAAAAAAAATGCcaatttcctttcttgtttttaaatttaaaaatatttgtaaagGCTAGCAAGAGAAAGGGCTGTTGTTGCATTTCTAGGTGGCATGGGGCTATAGGTTGCTTTTCTGACCCAGCAGCAAACCATGTCTGAGTGTTTGGTCCACTTGTTTGCATTCCAGTCCTGGAAGGGCAGCTCTAGATACTGGACTCAAACGAGTCTCGTAATCTCTTAACTAAATACAGATCCTTGCTTTCTCAAAAGGGAGTCTCTTTATGGCCATAATGTAAATAATGTCTTGAGGCAAatttgttttaactatgtgctgggtTGTTATTTTTCCAGATTTCTTAGACCAAAGTCATATAAAAGATTGCCTTTTCTATGGGTGTCCTTTAGCTAGAGGGCACATTGATTCTAGAAAGTTTAGGTCCTGGCCATGCCAGAAATGAAATCCGTGTAAGCCAGAGATTCAgatgtagcattttggctcagcTGTTTCCTCAAGGGACAGCAAGACCTGATGTTTATAGAAATGCTCATTGAGATCCAAAGGGCAAGTTCATTGCTTGGAGGGTTTGGCATGAGCTGACCATGGATCCACGTCAAAGTCAAATGAGTGTTAATAAGATCTCTCTCTAGTTTGCATTGTACACATTCCTGGCTTAAAATGCATCTAGGTTATTCTTCTTCTCAATTctaattaaagctgatttggggAGGAAATGGGTAGGCTCTCCTTAACCACTGTCATTTTCTCCTATTAAATATGACAAACATAGCCTCCAGGAGCGAACTGCATTTTTGCTGCATCGTCAGCATGCTATTGTCTCAACAAATATTTCTTTCTGCATTTCTGCCCCTGCTctaggaagagaaagcagcagagaagaagaaagaggtgAAGGTTCTTGAAGAAAAACGAAAGGAAACCCATGGTAGAGATCTGAAAAGAAACAAATCTTCTGATCTCGGAaatgaagggaaaaaagaagaaaatgtccaGAAAGCTAATCAGAAAGGGAAGGATGAACTGGACACTACTAAGAATACTGGGTCAgtcaaagaagagaagaaggaggGAAATAAGTTAcccaaagaaaaatacaaagccaTCTCAGTGGACAATAATGAAATTAAAGGAAGATGGGAAGAAAAGGGCCTGGCAGCCAAGATCAAAGCTGttgaggaaaaaaggaaagaagaaaaggcaacAGAGCTGAAGAGGGGCACTGAAAAGGacaaaaagaggggggataaAAAAGAACCCGAAAAAACAGGAGCAAAGGACTCAGCTTTAAATTCAGGCttagacagaaagggagaagacAAAAAGGAATCTGAAAAAACTGGAGAAAAAGGTTCCGCTTTAAAGTCAGGCTTaaacagaaagggagaagagaaaaaggaaTATGAAAAAACTGGAGAAAAGGGTTCTGCTTTAAAGTCAGGCttagacagaaagggagaagatAAAAAGGAATCTGAAAAAACGGGAGAAAAAAGCTCTGCTTTAAAGTCAGGCTTAGACAGGCGGAGAGAAGACAAAAAGGAATCggagaaaaatggagagaaaagtTCAGCTTTAAAGCAAGGATCAAAGGTTGCCAGTGAGGCAAAATCCCCAACAGATAGCAAAGGAACCTCTGAGGGGAAAACCTCAATGTCAGGGCAAGGGAATGGGACAACAGAGGCTCCTGAGAGCAGCCCCTCTAAACTGGCAGAGGGCTCTTCCAGCACGGAAGAGGAAGGCACCAGCATCTTTGATGAGCCCTTGGAGAAAGTGAAGAATAACGACCCAGAGATGATAGAGATCAATGTCAATAACTCCGACTGCATCAACAACGAGATCCTGGTGCGTTTTGCCGAGGCCTTGGAATTCAACACCGTCGCCAAGGTCTTTGCTCTGGCCAACACACGCGCAGATGACCATGTTGCTTTTGCCATTGCCATCATGCTGAAGGCCAACAAGACGCTGACCAGCATCAACCTGGATTCCAATCACATCACGGGCAAAGGGATCCTGGCCATCTTTCGTGCGCTGCTGCAGAACAACACTCTGACTGAGCTCCGCTTTCACAATCAGAGGCATATCTGCGGAGGGAAGACGGAGATGGAGATAGCCACGCTGCTGAAGGAGAACACCACCCTCCTAAAGCTGGGCTACCACTTTGAGCTGGCAGGGCCCCGGATGACCGTGACCAACCTGCTGAGCCGCAACATGGACAAGCAGCGGCAGAAGCGCCTGCAGGAGCAGAAGCAGGctcaggggaaaggggagaaggactTCCTGGAGGTGCCAAGAGGCCTGCCAGCTGCTTCTTCCCCTAAGGCCTCTCCAAAGCCATCCCCCAAAATGTCCCCTAAAGTTTCCCCTAAGAAAGCCGGAGCCCCagaagcacccccacccccacctcctccgGCTCCTTTCCTGGCTCCTCCCCTGATCAATGAAAACTTACGGTTGTCTCTCTCTCCGGCAACTCAGAGGAAGATGGTAGAAAAAGCTCTTCCTCCACAAGAGAAGAACTCCAGAGACCAGCTTCTGGCAGCCATTCGCTCCACCAATGTCAAACAACTGAAGAAGGCAAGTAAAGGGCAAATGTGGGAATCATCCTGGGGTGAAGTCCTTGCTGGGTTCATTGAAGCTACACTCTTAATAATGCCAGCTATCTAGGATTAGTGCTAGACACACGCACTCCCCCTAGCCCATCCCAATCTCCTGTGTCTGATAAAAGGCATATTTTCCATCACTTGCATTCTAAAGAAGTATGGAGTGTTGCTGAGAACTGCCCAATGAGTACCAAGCCCAGAATGGCTCAGTACTGTTAAATAgcatgtgcatttatttattaataatattgctctcaaagcagctcacaacttATTATAttcttctggaagctgcccagagtggctggcaaaacctagccagatgggcggggtataaataattattattattattaaagataaaGCCATTAAAAACTCAATAACAATTGAACAAGTCACAGTTAACAGTGTTGTGCTATGTAAAAATAATTCTCGCAGAGACAAAAAAACACCTTAATGCTAAGACAGCTTAAAAGGACTGGGGAAATTAAAAGGTaccaaaatggcaacaaaatagaAGGAAAACGAGCCTCTCTGGGGTCCTTGCAAGGATGGATTATCAGGTTCACACTGGTCCGCTGATTTCATGGAATAATTTAAAGGGAGGAAGAGGTGAGAACTGGAAACAAACATGATCCCCTTTTGATACATGAAACGTTTTTTGCATTGATGTAAAATCCACAAAATATGTACACACATGTGACAGT
The genomic region above belongs to Zootoca vivipara chromosome 7, rZooViv1.1, whole genome shotgun sequence and contains:
- the LMOD1 gene encoding leiomodin-1 — protein: MSKVARFRSQVSEDPDIDNLLSTLSAEEMEELEKELEASDTDANIPVGLRQRDQTDKQPSGKYNREAMLNYCEKESKKILQREQSIDEEKAAEKKKEVKVLEEKRKETHGRDLKRNKSSDLGNEGKKEENVQKANQKGKDELDTTKNTGSVKEEKKEGNKLPKEKYKAISVDNNEIKGRWEEKGLAAKIKAVEEKRKEEKATELKRGTEKDKKRGDKKEPEKTGAKDSALNSGLDRKGEDKKESEKTGEKGSALKSGLNRKGEEKKEYEKTGEKGSALKSGLDRKGEDKKESEKTGEKSSALKSGLDRRREDKKESEKNGEKSSALKQGSKVASEAKSPTDSKGTSEGKTSMSGQGNGTTEAPESSPSKLAEGSSSTEEEGTSIFDEPLEKVKNNDPEMIEINVNNSDCINNEILVRFAEALEFNTVAKVFALANTRADDHVAFAIAIMLKANKTLTSINLDSNHITGKGILAIFRALLQNNTLTELRFHNQRHICGGKTEMEIATLLKENTTLLKLGYHFELAGPRMTVTNLLSRNMDKQRQKRLQEQKQAQGKGEKDFLEVPRGLPAASSPKASPKPSPKMSPKVSPKKAGAPEAPPPPPPPAPFLAPPLINENLRLSLSPATQRKMVEKALPPQEKNSRDQLLAAIRSTNVKQLKKVEVPKILQ